Proteins encoded in a region of the Stieleria neptunia genome:
- a CDS encoding sulfatase family protein has protein sequence MKSLLLTALNVLLLVTANVSALAADSRPNILWITIEDWSPDLSCYGTKGIHTPNVDQLAAEGIRYQRAFTTSPVCSTSRSAMMTGFHQNYIGAHQHRTEDKKPLPYGIRPIPHLLADAGYYTVLMSWKTDCNFLPDKKDELFMDVKDWKNRQPDQPFFARITFGGTHRSWNRDPERPIAIEDVELPPYYPDTSFIRRDWANGLEQMQLVDREVGAILKRLEDEGLADNTIVFFIGDHGRCHIRGKQFLYDEGTRIPMIMRWPGKVQPGQVNDDMVMSIDICATVLEAAGVTPPVPLHGKSLLSDEVKNRRYTFAARDKMDTTHDAMRSIRSKEYKLILNLMPERAYCQFSFYKEGAYPPLAELNILNLEGKLTPEQAAFLSPNKPPVELFDLRSDPHEVNNIADDPKYADVKSELLTELNRWREEVIRDQGVSDAFRAEGVFPLERPAEQTVGQWVQDHADEYDFKTHGVPSWYPTRTLQQWRAVREIWEPWVFRDVDSEMKRPVIPFTKKPKGL, from the coding sequence ATGAAATCTTTGTTGCTCACAGCCCTGAATGTTCTCTTGCTTGTCACCGCCAACGTGTCCGCGCTGGCGGCAGACTCCCGGCCGAACATTTTGTGGATCACGATTGAGGACTGGAGTCCCGATCTTTCGTGCTACGGCACGAAGGGCATTCACACGCCAAACGTGGACCAACTGGCTGCGGAGGGCATTCGCTACCAGCGTGCCTTCACGACTTCGCCGGTCTGTTCGACATCTCGTTCGGCGATGATGACCGGTTTTCATCAGAACTACATCGGGGCGCATCAACACCGGACCGAGGATAAAAAGCCGCTGCCGTATGGCATCCGTCCGATCCCGCATTTGCTTGCCGATGCCGGGTATTACACCGTCTTGATGAGTTGGAAAACGGACTGCAATTTCCTTCCCGACAAAAAGGACGAGCTGTTCATGGATGTGAAGGACTGGAAGAACCGCCAGCCGGATCAGCCCTTCTTTGCCCGCATCACGTTCGGTGGCACACACCGATCTTGGAATCGTGATCCCGAGCGGCCCATCGCGATCGAGGACGTTGAATTGCCACCGTACTACCCGGATACGTCGTTCATACGCCGCGATTGGGCGAACGGGCTGGAGCAGATGCAGCTCGTCGATCGTGAAGTCGGAGCGATTTTGAAGCGGCTTGAGGATGAAGGCTTGGCCGACAACACGATTGTGTTCTTTATTGGCGATCATGGACGCTGCCACATTCGCGGAAAACAGTTTCTCTACGACGAAGGAACGCGAATCCCCATGATCATGCGCTGGCCCGGAAAAGTTCAGCCGGGACAGGTCAATGACGATATGGTGATGTCGATCGACATCTGTGCGACCGTCCTCGAAGCGGCCGGTGTCACCCCTCCGGTGCCACTGCACGGCAAGAGCTTGCTGAGCGACGAGGTTAAGAATCGCCGTTACACCTTTGCCGCCCGTGACAAAATGGACACGACGCACGACGCGATGCGCAGCATTCGGTCAAAGGAATACAAGCTGATTTTGAATCTGATGCCGGAGCGGGCTTACTGCCAATTCAGTTTCTACAAAGAGGGCGCGTATCCACCGCTCGCCGAACTGAACATCCTGAATCTGGAAGGCAAACTCACGCCTGAACAAGCCGCTTTTCTGTCACCCAATAAGCCGCCGGTTGAATTATTTGACTTGCGCAGTGATCCGCACGAGGTCAACAACATTGCCGATGATCCGAAATACGCTGACGTGAAGTCCGAATTACTGACCGAACTCAATCGTTGGCGAGAAGAAGTGATTCGCGATCAGGGAGTTTCCGACGCTTTTCGCGCCGAAGGCGTCTTCCCGTTGGAGCGTCCCGCGGAGCAAACGGTGGGTCAATGGGTCCAGGATCATGCAGATGAATATGACTTCAAGACCCACGGAGTTCCTTCCTGGTATCCAACGCGAACACTCCAACAATGGCGAGCGGTGCGAGAGATCTGGGAGCCTTGGGTGTTCCGCGATGTCGACAGCGAGATGAAGCGTCCTGTGATCCCGTTCACGAAAAAGCCAAAAGGCCTGTAG